From the Chryseobacterium viscerum genome, one window contains:
- a CDS encoding beta-carotene 15,15'-monooxygenase, with translation MSEFNEFDQQGSVPNRDTGSIISHAFEMYKGVFGYGIVAMIIYLVGGSVIQMLTGFDSASIVEDMKSSGGDFNYWSAPGLPLYMGASSLFGLLLSPLYVGLIYMVNKYNTKSPIEFSDLFIGYRQNFVNILIYSLLSGIISSVALALCVLPIIFVYPFLLLGYPILLFENASATEALGKSFNIAKENYGIFLLTGFLGFLISIAGVILCGIGVILTAPFIMIVMYSTYCAFLGKPRQIMYSK, from the coding sequence ATGTCTGAATTTAACGAATTTGATCAGCAGGGCTCTGTACCTAACAGAGATACGGGATCGATTATTTCTCATGCCTTTGAAATGTATAAAGGTGTTTTCGGTTACGGAATCGTAGCAATGATTATTTATCTGGTTGGAGGGTCTGTTATTCAGATGCTTACCGGATTTGATTCTGCTTCCATTGTAGAAGATATGAAATCTTCAGGAGGTGACTTTAATTATTGGAGCGCTCCGGGACTTCCTTTATATATGGGAGCTTCCAGTCTTTTCGGACTTTTATTATCTCCTTTGTATGTAGGATTGATCTACATGGTGAATAAATATAATACCAAAAGTCCTATTGAGTTTTCTGATCTATTCATTGGGTACCGCCAGAATTTTGTGAATATATTGATTTATAGCCTTCTGTCTGGAATTATTTCATCAGTTGCTCTTGCATTATGTGTACTGCCTATTATTTTTGTATATCCTTTCCTTTTATTAGGGTATCCTATTCTGTTATTTGAAAATGCTTCAGCTACTGAGGCTTTAGGGAAATCTTTCAATATTGCTAAAGAAAACTACGGAATTTTCTTATTAACCGGATTTTTAGGATTCCTGATCTCTATTGCGGGGGTTATTCTTTGCGGAATTGGAGTGATCTTAACCGCTCCGTTTATTATGATTGTAATGTACTCTACTTATTGTGCTTTCTTAGGAAAACCAAGACAAATCATGTACAGTAAATAA
- a CDS encoding aminodeoxychorismate synthase component I, which translates to MFSVNHQKFMEMDELSLQKVPYFFVIDFLSESVEIYQEHEIEKSGLIIDFQEFSNKKETHALDKKVIWKSFPETLESFKIGFDKVQKNIRLGNSYLVNYTRKTKIETNLTLEEIFYHSNAKYKVFYKDFFVFFSPETFVKIINDKILTYPMKGTIDASIENAAEILKNDKKEKAEHYTVVDLLRNDLSMVADEVKVDQFQHIDFIKTQQKDLYAMSSEISGIIKPEFDGKVGSIMQKLLPAGSILGAPKPKTLEIILDAEGYERGYYTGVCGWFDGQNVDSCVMIRFIEKEGNQLYFKSGGGITHMSKLEDEYQEMKNKIYVPIH; encoded by the coding sequence ATGTTTTCAGTGAATCATCAAAAATTTATGGAAATGGATGAGCTTTCTCTTCAGAAGGTTCCCTATTTTTTCGTAATCGACTTTCTCTCGGAGAGTGTCGAAATATACCAGGAACATGAGATTGAAAAATCAGGTTTAATTATTGATTTTCAAGAGTTTTCAAACAAAAAAGAAACACACGCGTTAGATAAAAAAGTAATCTGGAAATCATTTCCGGAAACGTTGGAAAGCTTTAAAATCGGATTTGATAAAGTTCAGAAAAATATTCGTTTGGGAAACTCTTATTTAGTAAACTATACTAGAAAAACGAAGATAGAGACAAATTTAACCTTAGAAGAAATTTTTTATCATTCAAATGCAAAGTATAAAGTTTTTTATAAAGATTTTTTTGTATTTTTTTCTCCTGAAACTTTTGTGAAGATCATTAACGATAAAATTCTCACCTATCCCATGAAAGGCACTATTGATGCTTCTATTGAAAATGCTGCGGAAATACTGAAGAATGATAAAAAGGAAAAAGCAGAACATTATACCGTAGTAGATCTGCTCCGGAATGATCTGAGCATGGTGGCTGATGAGGTAAAAGTGGACCAGTTTCAGCATATTGATTTCATCAAAACCCAGCAAAAGGATCTGTATGCAATGAGTTCCGAAATTTCAGGAATAATAAAACCTGAATTTGATGGAAAAGTAGGAAGTATTATGCAGAAACTTCTTCCTGCAGGCTCTATTTTAGGAGCTCCCAAGCCTAAAACACTGGAAATAATTCTGGATGCAGAAGGTTATGAAAGAGGATATTACACGGGCGTTTGCGGCTGGTTTGACGGCCAAAATGTTGATAGCTGTGTGATGATCCGTTTTATAGAAAAAGAAGGAAATCAGCTTTATTTTAAAAGCGGAGGCGGTATAACGCACATGAGTAAGTTAGAAGACGAATATCAGGAAATGAAAAATAAAATCTATGTCCCAATTCATTGA
- a CDS encoding aminotransferase class IV, with translation MSQFIESIKVEDQEIFLLDLHQKRVNQTFSHFGKEDSIDLAKIYKNLQHDEDGLFKLRISYDLDKRIRTQMIPYAIPEIQNFKLVENNSFDYSFKFEDRKELDKMKMKSKAEEIIIVKNNHITDTSFSNLLFLKGKDWFTPATYLLNGVQRQHLLKHKKIKEAEITLQNIKQFTHFQIINALNDFDDMFIYPIDRIINLPGNEEYLDL, from the coding sequence ATGTCCCAATTCATTGAAAGCATTAAAGTAGAAGATCAGGAGATTTTTCTATTGGATCTACACCAGAAGCGTGTCAATCAAACATTTTCCCATTTCGGGAAAGAAGACTCCATTGATCTGGCCAAGATCTATAAAAATCTGCAGCATGATGAGGATGGTCTTTTCAAACTAAGAATATCTTATGATCTCGACAAAAGAATCAGGACACAGATGATTCCTTATGCCATTCCTGAGATTCAGAATTTCAAGCTGGTAGAAAACAACAGTTTTGATTATTCATTCAAGTTTGAAGACCGTAAAGAATTGGATAAAATGAAGATGAAATCCAAAGCAGAAGAAATCATCATCGTTAAAAATAATCATATCACCGATACTTCTTTTTCCAATCTTTTATTTTTAAAAGGGAAAGATTGGTTTACTCCTGCCACTTATCTATTAAACGGGGTACAAAGACAGCATCTTTTAAAGCATAAAAAGATCAAAGAAGCGGAGATCACTTTACAAAATATAAAGCAATTCACCCATTTCCAGATCATTAATGCATTGAATGATTTTGATGATATGTTTATCTACCCTATCGACAGAATTATCAATCTGCCGGGGAATGAAGAATATCTTGATCTTTAG
- the menD gene encoding 2-succinyl-5-enolpyruvyl-6-hydroxy-3-cyclohexene-1-carboxylic-acid synthase, translated as MKKYSSKRSIQILAHLLQQYGIADIVISPGSRNAPLAIHFSEVDSFNCFSIVDERSAAFVAMGMAKSEKKPVAITCTSGSAVVNYYPAVTEAFYQNIPLLVLTADRPTDFVDLFDGQTIRQKDVFHQHSYGDFQLLEDSKEHAEDINFDTIKKAIELCFEKQGPVHINIPLEEPLYELVSELPTFPTVEKTIKHKEYEIPSNLIAEWHTSQRIMLLVGTRDYSPELENQLTQLVKNHSVIVLSEANSNLHHEKFFKHIDRYIFNFTEEDYKTYAPDLLITVGQNVVSKKVKQFLRSTRPKQHWHLDEVWQPDTYFSLTEKIEVKPEVFFSKLLKFINLEPRPYFNLWDVLRDKKDAKHEQFLNTIDFSDFYFFNKASQTIPENYNIHFSNSSGIRYAQLFDFGKRKIYCNRGTSGIDGSTSTAMGFAIKNENPTLLITGDLSFFYDINGLWNQYIPPFVRIMIFNNGEGNIFKIIPGPGNANPNTLDEFIATKHRKNAESLAKHFGFSYIRVEDEITLDRVLENFFKPDAQPKILEVNTHGKNSADVLKSYFEFMK; from the coding sequence ATATTGTAATTTCTCCGGGGTCAAGAAATGCTCCTTTGGCCATTCATTTTTCGGAGGTAGATAGTTTTAACTGTTTCAGTATTGTAGACGAAAGAAGTGCTGCTTTTGTAGCAATGGGAATGGCAAAAAGCGAAAAAAAGCCGGTAGCAATTACCTGTACCAGCGGATCTGCAGTTGTGAACTACTATCCTGCCGTTACTGAAGCTTTTTATCAGAATATTCCATTATTAGTGCTTACTGCCGATAGACCGACTGATTTTGTTGATCTGTTTGATGGGCAGACGATAAGACAGAAGGATGTTTTTCATCAGCATTCCTATGGTGACTTCCAGCTTTTGGAAGACAGTAAGGAACATGCAGAAGATATTAATTTCGATACCATTAAAAAAGCCATCGAACTTTGCTTTGAAAAGCAGGGACCGGTGCATATTAATATTCCTTTAGAAGAACCTTTGTATGAGCTTGTTTCGGAACTTCCTACTTTTCCTACCGTAGAAAAAACAATCAAGCACAAAGAATATGAAATTCCTTCAAATCTGATTGCGGAATGGCATACCTCACAAAGAATTATGCTTTTGGTGGGAACAAGGGACTACAGTCCCGAATTGGAAAATCAATTGACACAACTGGTAAAAAATCATTCTGTTATTGTTTTAAGTGAAGCCAATTCAAACCTGCATCACGAGAAGTTTTTCAAACATATAGACCGTTATATTTTTAATTTTACAGAAGAAGACTATAAAACATATGCTCCTGACCTATTGATTACAGTAGGGCAGAATGTCGTTTCCAAGAAAGTAAAACAGTTCCTGAGAAGTACCCGCCCAAAGCAGCACTGGCATCTGGATGAAGTATGGCAGCCGGATACTTATTTTTCACTGACAGAAAAAATTGAAGTTAAGCCTGAGGTTTTCTTTTCAAAATTGTTGAAATTTATCAATCTGGAGCCTAGGCCTTATTTTAACCTTTGGGACGTTTTAAGAGATAAAAAAGATGCTAAACATGAGCAGTTTTTAAATACGATTGATTTCTCAGACTTTTATTTTTTCAATAAAGCTTCACAGACGATTCCTGAAAATTATAATATTCATTTCAGCAACTCCTCCGGGATCAGATATGCACAGCTGTTTGATTTTGGAAAGCGAAAAATATACTGTAACAGAGGAACCAGTGGTATTGACGGGTCTACTTCTACTGCAATGGGATTTGCTATTAAAAATGAAAACCCTACTTTGCTGATCACGGGAGATTTAAGCTTCTTTTACGATATTAATGGACTTTGGAATCAATATATTCCGCCGTTTGTAAGAATTATGATCTTCAATAATGGTGAAGGAAATATCTTTAAAATCATTCCGGGGCCTGGAAATGCCAACCCGAATACATTAGACGAATTTATTGCCACAAAACACCGTAAGAATGCCGAATCTCTTGCCAAGCACTTTGGCTTCTCCTATATAAGAGTAGAGGATGAAATTACGCTTGACAGAGTTCTTGAGAACTTCTTCAAACCTGATGCACAGCCAAAAATCCTGGAAGTAAATACTCACGGGAAGAATAGTGCAGATGTGCTGAAGTCGTACTTTGAATTTATGAAATAA